The Bacillus zhangzhouensis region AGACTGCTTTGGCGCAGACGGTGAATAACCGTCTTTACTGTTCTCTCCGTGGCTGTAGTGAGCCGCAAAGATCCAAACAGATCCGATGACGAAGATAATCGCACAGAACAGACCAAACAAAGTATTTCCGACTTGAACAGTTCCGTTCTCGCTCTCTGTCATGTGCATAAACATGAACAGCTGCAAGAATGCTTGAATGAACGCAAAACCAAAGATAATCCATAGTTTTGCGGAACTGCCAATTTCAGCTCCAATCGCAATCCAGAATGCTAAGATTGTCAGCACAATGGATAGAATAAAGCCAACTACGTGTTTCCAAGGGAAGTGTTCGTGCTCTGCTGAGGAATGTGTTTTTCCAGCCATATCACAAAAGCCCCCCTAATCCAATCAAGTAAACAGCTGTGAAGATGAAAATCCATACAACATCAAGGAAATGCCAGTATAGACTTGAGATGAAAATCTTCGCTGCTGTTTGTGGAGTTAATCCACGCTTTTTAATTTGGAACAAGATCCCCGTAATCCAGAAGATACCGATCGATACGTGTAGACCGTGAGTTCCTAAAAGTACAAAGAATGCAGACCAATACGCACTTGTATGGATGCTCGCACCCTCATGTACATAATGGAAGAATTCGAAAAGCTCAAATCCAACGAATCCTGCACCTAAAACCAGTGTTAGAATCGTCCAAATGACAACCCCTTTTGTACTTCCACGGCGCATTTCATGAACGGCAATCCCGCATGTAAATGAACTAACCAATAGCAGGAATGTCATGATCAATAC contains the following coding sequences:
- the qoxC gene encoding cytochrome aa3 quinol oxidase subunit III is translated as MGHNDSSYANAPLEYQSETGRLNILGFWIFLGAEIVLFSTLFATYFVLHGRTAGGVLPAELFDMKLVLIMTFLLLVSSFTCGIAVHEMRRGSTKGVVIWTILTLVLGAGFVGFELFEFFHYVHEGASIHTSAYWSAFFVLLGTHGLHVSIGIFWITGILFQIKKRGLTPQTAAKIFISSLYWHFLDVVWIFIFTAVYLIGLGGLL
- the qoxD gene encoding cytochrome aa3 quinol oxidase subunit IV encodes the protein MAGKTHSSAEHEHFPWKHVVGFILSIVLTILAFWIAIGAEIGSSAKLWIIFGFAFIQAFLQLFMFMHMTESENGTVQVGNTLFGLFCAIIFVIGSVWIFAAHYSHGENSKDGYSPSAPKQSEHSEK